A window of Fibrobacter sp. UBA4297 contains these coding sequences:
- a CDS encoding oligosaccharide flippase family protein: MPISQLKTGALLSYVVLVLHNLVGLLYTPFMLRMMGKSEYGLYSIAASIVAYLTILDLGFGNAIVRYTAKFRAENKREEQYEMFGMFFLLYCGLGLIALMAGGVLYWNAENIFEASMTTNELSRTKIILALMIFNLVITFPFSLFGSIITAYEQFVFQKVIAIVRIILNTATMIVLLNLGYKAIAMVVVTTFFNILTLGLNFGYCKHYLNIKMKFVKFKWSFLKEVSIYSFWIFLNVIMDRIYWSTGQFILGAYAGTAVVAVFAVAISLEHMYMSFSTAISGVFLPKVTAMAVRESDGRAISDLFIKTGRIQYCVMILVLSGFFLFGRQFIHLWAGDGYDEAYIIAMLFFVPLTVPLIQNLGITILQARNQMRFRSLLYLVISLVSLGAQIPLSKLYGGIGCACAIAGALTLGQILVMNVYYQVKQKIDIVSFWIEIVKMSVVPAVMTVLTYYVLQQYALDSVVKLIAGIVVYLVIYLPLFFKISMNDYERDLILKPIKKFLKKGIA; this comes from the coding sequence ATGCCAATTTCTCAACTTAAAACAGGAGCCTTACTTTCTTATGTAGTCCTGGTTCTTCATAACCTTGTCGGACTACTATATACGCCCTTTATGCTCCGCATGATGGGCAAGTCGGAATATGGCCTTTATTCTATAGCCGCATCTATTGTCGCGTATTTGACGATTCTTGACTTGGGCTTTGGTAACGCAATTGTTCGTTACACTGCAAAATTCAGAGCTGAAAACAAACGAGAAGAACAATATGAAATGTTTGGTATGTTCTTCTTGTTGTATTGCGGACTTGGGCTAATTGCCTTAATGGCTGGTGGCGTTTTGTATTGGAACGCTGAGAATATTTTTGAAGCCTCTATGACGACTAATGAGCTATCACGAACGAAAATTATTCTAGCTCTGATGATTTTTAATTTGGTTATTACATTCCCATTTAGCTTGTTTGGCTCGATTATTACTGCGTATGAACAGTTTGTTTTCCAGAAGGTGATTGCTATTGTGCGTATCATCCTGAATACGGCGACGATGATTGTTCTTTTAAACTTGGGCTACAAGGCTATCGCTATGGTGGTCGTTACTACCTTTTTCAACATTTTAACGCTTGGTCTTAATTTTGGGTATTGTAAGCATTACCTGAATATTAAAATGAAATTCGTCAAATTCAAGTGGAGTTTTCTCAAAGAGGTTTCTATTTACTCATTTTGGATTTTTTTGAATGTCATCATGGATCGCATATATTGGAGTACTGGGCAATTCATATTGGGTGCGTATGCAGGAACTGCTGTTGTTGCCGTATTTGCCGTTGCTATTTCTTTAGAACACATGTATATGAGCTTTTCGACTGCAATTAGTGGGGTGTTTTTGCCCAAAGTAACTGCGATGGCTGTTCGAGAATCAGATGGCCGAGCAATATCTGATTTGTTCATCAAAACTGGACGAATTCAGTATTGCGTGATGATCTTGGTCCTTTCAGGATTTTTCCTTTTTGGTCGCCAATTTATTCACTTATGGGCTGGGGACGGCTATGATGAAGCGTACATTATCGCAATGCTTTTTTTTGTACCACTGACAGTTCCTCTGATTCAGAACTTGGGAATAACGATTTTGCAGGCTCGTAACCAGATGAGGTTCAGATCTCTTCTATATTTGGTTATTTCTCTTGTGAGTCTTGGAGCGCAAATTCCGCTGTCTAAACTATATGGGGGTATAGGCTGTGCCTGTGCAATTGCGGGAGCTCTCACATTAGGACAAATATTGGTGATGAATGTATATTATCAGGTTAAGCAAAAAATAGATATAGTCAGCTTTTGGATTGAAATAGTAAAGATGTCCGTTGTTCCTGCGGTAATGACTGTGCTGACCTATTATGTTTTGCAACAATATGCTCTTGATTCTGTTGTAAAACTCATTGCAGGTATAGTTGTTTATCTGGTGATTTATTTGCCTCTGTTCTTTAAGATTTCGATGAACGACTACGAACGCGATTTGATTCTAAAACCGATAAAGAAATTTTTGAAAAAGGGCATAGCATGA